The window ACCGAGTCAAGGCGTCGCCACAGTCACCGTCCGCGTCCGCGGACCATCACACTCGACGAGGAGGACTGATTGCCACGTACCGAGGTCTATCTCGCCATCGACGACCGGAATCGAGACGCCGTTCCCGACGAGGAGGGCGCGGAGGTGCGAGTCGGCGTTCCCGTCCAGTTCGTCGTGTTCCCACCCGTCGTCGGCGACGCTCTCTGCGAGCATCGACTCGATATCACTCAGCAGACGCGATTCGGCTTCGTTGACGCAGACTCCGGTCGTCGTGTGCCGTGAGAAGACGGTACAGATGCCGTCGTAGTCGGCAGGGAGTACGTCGGCGACCCGGCCGGTGACGTCGAGGGCCTGCAGTCGTCGCTCTGTTCGGACGTCGAAGGTACGGTGCATGTGACGAGATTCGCCACAGAGGCAGAAAAATCCGACCGGGACTCAGAGCCACGGGGCGCGAGAGCCTTCTTCACCGGGATAACCGTATCCCGGTTCGGTGGCGTCTTCTTCCGTGGATTCGTCCGAGAGGTCCTCGAACTCGTCCGAGTCCACGTCGTCGTCTGCGTCGACCGTGGTGTTCGGTTCCTCGACAGCGTCGGCGGCGGCGACGTCGTCGCCACCGTCTGCGACTGCGCCTGCAGCCATCCTGCCGTCGGTCGCTGGACCGTCGGTGACGGTGATGTCGTCGAACTCGGCGACGTCGTCACCGGATGCACCGGGGTCGAAGGCGAACAGCGCCGTGACGCCGAGGACGCCGAGTGCGACTGGGGCCTTCGTCGGCATCAGACCGAGCACGTCGAGTGCCAGCATGCCGAGTGCGACGGAACTTCCGAACCGGAACAGGTCGATATCGACCGACCCGCGCAGACGGGGGGCAAACATGGCGACGGACCCAGCGAACGCGACGCCGGTCCCTGCCGCCGCGCCAGCGCTGACGAGGCGCGTCATGTCGGGCCTGACGATGAGTTCGAAGCCCGCGGGGTTGAAACTCGCCACGAGACCGAGGCCGACGATGACGCTCGGCGAGGGGAGGTACTCACCCACCTTCGACGAGGCCGTCTTTGCGGCGATAGCCAGGATGACGAGGCCAGCGAAGCGGTGGAACACTTCGAAGTTTATCAGCGTCTCGATGGTCTCTGCGACGGCGGCCTCTGCGACGGCCACGGGGACGAGAAGTGCGCCGAGCAGCAGGATAGACGTGAGTTGCTCGCGGCGCGTTCCGTCCATCTCAGCGAGGATGACCGCGACGGTGGCGGACCCACCGAAGATGAGCAGTCCGGTCTGGAGGATACCCGTGACAGACGGGTCTCCCGACGCAGTGGTCAGTGCCCCCGCGATGATGAGCGCAGGGAAGATTCCGTCGACGAGAGGCAGACCCATGACCGTCGCGAGCAGGCGGGTGGCACCACCGACCTGCTGCTCGAGACGAAGGGCGACTGGGTGACGTGAGACACTCATTCGATGTTACTGGCCTTCACCATGGCCCAAGCGGCGATATGGACGCAATTCGGACGTCGGCGTACGAGTGTGTCGTACAGTGAGTCCATTTCGTCCGATATTGAACTCCCGTTTAAATGTCTGCCACATCTGTGTAAAGAGAATGCCGGAGTCGGAGGTCGTTTGACCGGCAATACGCGATGCAGCGGGACACGTGGAGTCCATACACGATAAATTTAGGACAGGAGTATTAAACGTTGTGTGGGATACGACCGCATGGGACACGAATATCAGTGCCACTATTTTAAAAGTGTCCTACGAATCGTAGATATTGGGTCAGCTTTACCTATGATGTTATGATACACAATCGTGAATATGGTGATTATTCACGATGGACCAGAGGGTCGTTAGCTAGTGCCGTGGTGGCAGTCGAAAGTTCGAGACTCCTGGCGGAACGTATCCACCACTGTGTATACATCGTCGGATTCTTTGCGACACATCGACACGCCCGTGCTATCTCGCAACCCTTTTGTCGTCCCCGAGACCACGCTTGATATGGCGAACGACGTTCCTGACCGAGAACCCTTCTCTGAGAAGCTCCGGGTACCTGAATCGCTGACATTCGACGACGTGCTGCTCCGTCCGATGGAGAGCCGTGTCGAACCTGACGACGCCAACGTCTCGACGCGCGTCTCGAAGAA is drawn from Haloferax litoreum and contains these coding sequences:
- a CDS encoding secondary thiamine-phosphate synthase enzyme YjbQ codes for the protein MHRTFDVRTERRLQALDVTGRVADVLPADYDGICTVFSRHTTTGVCVNEAESRLLSDIESMLAESVADDGWEHDELDGNADSHLRALLVGNGVSIPVVDGEIDLGTWQSVLLVECDGPRTRTVTVATP
- a CDS encoding DUF5794 domain-containing protein; amino-acid sequence: MGLPLVDGIFPALIIAGALTTASGDPSVTGILQTGLLIFGGSATVAVILAEMDGTRREQLTSILLLGALLVPVAVAEAAVAETIETLINFEVFHRFAGLVILAIAAKTASSKVGEYLPSPSVIVGLGLVASFNPAGFELIVRPDMTRLVSAGAAAGTGVAFAGSVAMFAPRLRGSVDIDLFRFGSSVALGMLALDVLGLMPTKAPVALGVLGVTALFAFDPGASGDDVAEFDDITVTDGPATDGRMAAGAVADGGDDVAAADAVEEPNTTVDADDDVDSDEFEDLSDESTEEDATEPGYGYPGEEGSRAPWL